In Limibacter armeniacum, a single window of DNA contains:
- a CDS encoding SDR family oxidoreductase codes for MSKQTVLITGMSRGIGKAIGQTMLQKGYHVIGTARNPETVKDKLEGATYLPLDLSNEQSVEELYEHIKDTRIDILVNNAGQSQLGPVEESDMEKYRYLFEVNFFGLLKLTKYILPQMRERKSGTIINIGSLTGRFALPYYSSYCATKFALSGFTQSLRSEMMDFGVKVVLIEPNDIGTSIVPEFLCRNEAEYYPMANKVREKVKANMAHAESPQIIVNAVVNAIEKRDTKPVYVAGGNAGLLKFVKRLLPDKLAEKIIRNSYDL; via the coding sequence ATGAGCAAGCAAACAGTACTGATCACGGGCATGTCACGTGGTATCGGAAAAGCCATCGGACAAACCATGCTTCAGAAAGGCTACCATGTTATCGGAACTGCCCGTAATCCGGAAACAGTAAAAGACAAACTAGAAGGCGCCACTTACCTGCCACTTGACCTCTCCAATGAACAAAGTGTAGAGGAGCTATACGAGCACATCAAGGATACCCGCATCGATATTCTGGTCAACAATGCAGGACAATCCCAACTGGGCCCTGTAGAGGAAAGTGATATGGAGAAATACCGTTACCTTTTTGAGGTTAACTTCTTTGGACTACTAAAGCTGACCAAATATATCCTACCTCAAATGCGAGAGCGCAAGAGCGGTACCATCATCAATATCGGTTCACTGACAGGGCGTTTTGCACTGCCTTACTACTCTAGCTATTGTGCGACCAAGTTTGCACTTTCGGGCTTTACCCAGTCACTAAGAAGTGAAATGATGGACTTTGGGGTTAAAGTCGTGTTGATAGAGCCAAATGATATCGGAACCTCTATCGTTCCGGAATTCCTTTGCCGCAATGAGGCTGAGTACTATCCTATGGCTAACAAGGTGAGAGAAAAGGTAAAAGCCAATATGGCACATGCTGAAAGCCCTCAGATAATTGTGAATGCCGTTGTGAATGCAATTGAAAAGCGTGACACCAAACCAGTATATGTGGCAGGCGGAAATGCAGGATTACTGAAGTTTGTGAAGAGATTGCTGCCGGACAAGCTGGCTGAAAAAATAATCCGTAACAGTTACGATCTGTAA
- a CDS encoding arylamine N-acetyltransferase family protein — MDKNKYLERIQYKGQLETTIEVLEALQTHHLLHIPFENLDIHYGNPILLDTEKIYTKLINHQRGGFCYELNGLFFELLKHLGFDVIRISARVFDSKNGNYGAEFDHMAIVATINQEQYLVDVGFGEFTIKPLKLVLNEVQHDPNGAFVIEKTEDGYYRVSKLNGDQKEFNYIFTTTPRAFTEFGGMCTYHQSNPASHFTQKKVISKPTPNGRITLSDDYLKISENGKETTQLPFESEADFNRYLAEYFGIKGHQ; from the coding sequence ATGGACAAAAACAAGTACCTAGAAAGAATCCAATACAAAGGACAACTTGAGACAACGATTGAAGTATTGGAAGCGCTGCAAACCCATCACCTGCTGCATATTCCCTTCGAGAACCTGGACATTCACTATGGCAACCCTATCCTACTTGACACCGAAAAAATCTATACCAAGCTGATTAACCATCAAAGAGGTGGTTTCTGTTATGAACTGAATGGATTGTTCTTCGAGCTTTTAAAGCATTTGGGATTCGATGTTATCAGAATTTCAGCCCGTGTATTTGACAGCAAGAATGGTAACTACGGAGCAGAATTCGACCATATGGCAATCGTTGCCACAATCAATCAGGAGCAGTATCTGGTAGATGTCGGTTTTGGAGAGTTTACCATAAAGCCCTTGAAGCTTGTACTGAATGAAGTGCAACACGATCCAAATGGTGCATTTGTGATTGAAAAAACCGAAGACGGATATTACCGTGTGTCTAAACTGAACGGAGACCAAAAGGAGTTCAACTATATCTTCACAACAACTCCCAGAGCATTTACAGAATTTGGCGGGATGTGTACATACCATCAAAGCAATCCGGCATCACATTTTACCCAAAAGAAAGTAATCAGTAAACCTACGCCAAATGGCAGAATTACCCTTTCTGATGACTACCTGAAGATTAGTGAAAATGGAAAAGAAACCACTCAGTTGCCATTTGAAAGTGAAGCGGACTTTAACCGATACCTTGCCGAATACTTTGGGATCAAAGGACATCAATAG
- a CDS encoding MarR family winged helix-turn-helix transcriptional regulator, translated as MRIEDEIKQSKFKDPQIKAMLNIVFTANWWNAKTAAVMKPFGISPQQYNILRILRGSHPTKLSVLSIKERMLDKTPNTTRLVDKLLAKDLVGRKRCENDRRVVYISITEAGLQLLKEIDENVKEMDAKSSMDLTDEEAETLSRLLDKMRK; from the coding sequence ATGAGGATAGAGGACGAAATAAAACAATCGAAATTTAAGGATCCACAAATAAAGGCAATGCTTAATATTGTTTTCACTGCAAACTGGTGGAATGCCAAGACTGCAGCAGTAATGAAGCCTTTCGGTATTTCGCCTCAACAGTACAATATCTTGCGTATTCTGAGAGGTTCACATCCCACAAAATTATCTGTTCTTTCCATTAAGGAACGAATGCTTGATAAGACACCCAATACAACAAGGCTTGTTGATAAATTGCTAGCCAAGGATCTTGTTGGGAGAAAGCGTTGTGAAAATGACAGGCGAGTGGTTTATATCAGTATTACTGAAGCAGGACTTCAGTTGTTAAAAGAAATCGATGAGAACGTCAAAGAGATGGATGCTAAGAGTTCGATGGACCTGACTGATGAGGAGGCGGAGACGTTGAGTAGACTGCTTGACAAAATGAGAAAATAG
- a CDS encoding gamma-glutamylcyclotransferase family protein — MKTHQDSDLLFAYGTLIQEEREPMADFLRKNGAYLARGYFNGKLYEIDGYPGARVSNDSEHKVYGSIFKLGENKEEVLLELDRYEGVTGEGEHKNEYTRELVEIHTPRKNYHCWVYLYNWDIEEKKRITSGDYLEWVM, encoded by the coding sequence ATGAAAACTCATCAAGACTCAGACCTGTTATTCGCTTACGGCACCCTAATACAAGAAGAAAGGGAGCCTATGGCTGACTTTTTACGAAAAAATGGAGCCTACCTTGCTCGCGGATATTTCAATGGAAAACTTTATGAAATTGACGGCTATCCAGGTGCCCGAGTAAGTAACGACTCAGAACACAAGGTATATGGCAGCATCTTCAAGTTAGGAGAAAACAAGGAGGAAGTACTGTTGGAGCTTGACCGCTATGAAGGCGTAACCGGCGAGGGTGAACACAAGAATGAATATACTCGGGAATTGGTTGAAATTCACACTCCCCGCAAGAACTACCACTGCTGGGTTTACCTATATAACTGGGATATTGAAGAGAAAAAACGGATTACATCTGGGGATTACCTCGAATGGGTGATGTAA
- the fabG gene encoding 3-oxoacyl-[acyl-carrier-protein] reductase encodes MKLLEGKNILITGGARGIGRSIVLKFAEMGANVAFTYVSESSAAKAEELAKEVEALGVKAKAFRSDASIMADAEQLIKDYSAEFDTLDALVNNAGITKDTLLMRMSEEQFDKVIEVNLKSVFNLTKAAMRTLLKQKFGSVINMSSVVGVRGNAGQANYAASKAGIIGFSKSVALELGARNIRCNVIAPGFIETEMTDALDQDQIAAWVENIPMKRGGKADEVADLTAFLASDMSTYITGQVIEINGGMNT; translated from the coding sequence ATGAAACTATTAGAAGGTAAGAACATTCTGATTACAGGCGGCGCTAGAGGCATCGGTAGATCTATTGTATTGAAGTTTGCTGAAATGGGCGCAAATGTAGCGTTTACATACGTTTCTGAGTCATCTGCAGCTAAAGCTGAAGAACTTGCGAAAGAAGTAGAAGCACTAGGCGTAAAAGCAAAAGCATTCCGCTCTGACGCTTCTATTATGGCTGATGCAGAGCAGCTGATCAAAGACTATTCTGCAGAGTTTGATACATTGGATGCATTGGTAAACAATGCTGGTATCACTAAGGATACGCTGTTGATGCGTATGTCTGAGGAGCAGTTTGACAAAGTAATTGAGGTGAACCTGAAGTCAGTATTTAACCTGACTAAGGCAGCTATGAGAACGCTGTTGAAGCAGAAGTTCGGTTCAGTGATAAACATGTCATCGGTAGTAGGTGTACGTGGTAACGCTGGACAGGCTAACTATGCGGCTTCAAAAGCTGGTATCATCGGTTTCTCTAAGTCGGTAGCGTTGGAGTTGGGTGCAAGAAACATCCGTTGTAACGTAATTGCGCCGGGCTTTATCGAAACTGAGATGACTGATGCATTGGATCAGGATCAGATCGCTGCTTGGGTAGAAAACATTCCAATGAAGCGTGGTGGTAAGGCAGATGAGGTTGCTGACCTGACTGCATTCCTTGCTTCTGATATGTCGACTTACATCACTGGTCAAGTGATTGAGATCAACGGTGGTATGAATACCTAA
- a CDS encoding 2'-5' RNA ligase family protein: MKLYFIAVVPPEPVRSEVWDMKHYMADHFETRGALKSPPHITLQPPFKWEEAREGELMRALKTHLETTKPFELNLKGYSCFKPKVIFVDMEESEPLLALQAGIKEMVQQDWGIMEERYGDKPFHPHMTIAFKDLRKEMFGLAWDEFKEKMYDRLIEIGSVCLLKHDGKKWHIAREIPFGTL; the protein is encoded by the coding sequence ATGAAACTGTATTTTATAGCCGTTGTACCACCAGAACCAGTCAGAAGTGAAGTCTGGGATATGAAGCATTATATGGCGGATCATTTTGAGACGAGAGGGGCGCTCAAATCACCTCCTCATATAACTTTACAGCCTCCTTTCAAATGGGAAGAAGCGAGAGAAGGAGAACTTATGCGAGCACTTAAGACACATTTGGAAACCACAAAACCATTTGAGCTTAACCTAAAAGGGTATAGCTGTTTCAAGCCAAAGGTCATTTTTGTAGATATGGAAGAAAGTGAACCTTTATTGGCTTTACAGGCAGGAATCAAAGAGATGGTGCAGCAAGATTGGGGTATTATGGAAGAACGGTATGGAGACAAGCCTTTTCATCCACATATGACCATTGCCTTTAAGGATTTGAGAAAGGAGATGTTTGGTTTGGCTTGGGATGAGTTTAAGGAGAAAATGTATGATCGGCTAATTGAAATAGGAAGTGTCTGTCTGTTGAAGCACGATGGCAAAAAATGGCATATTGCCCGAGAGATTCCTTTTGGAACTTTATAG
- a CDS encoding YgjV family protein, giving the protein MNLEMLTEILGYLASALVMASFLMKDIQLLRMINILGCAFFVIYGFMGGYLPVILTNSVIIVVNFYQISKINRRHYADDGPTA; this is encoded by the coding sequence ATGAACCTCGAAATGCTCACTGAAATACTGGGTTACTTAGCTTCTGCCCTTGTAATGGCTTCTTTTCTGATGAAGGACATCCAACTTCTGAGAATGATCAATATTCTAGGCTGTGCATTTTTTGTAATTTATGGTTTTATGGGAGGCTATTTGCCTGTTATATTAACCAACAGTGTTATAATTGTGGTTAACTTTTATCAGATTTCAAAAATCAACAGAAGGCATTACGCAGATGATGGACCAACAGCTTGA
- a CDS encoding aldo/keto reductase, translating to MQTRKLGINGPEVSAISMGSRSVNEKKADKQQIIETLQYAIDKGINFLNTADFYGMGMNELLIGEAIKGRRDKVFLSVKTGTLRNHKGQFLGLDCRPDAIKNFCSYSLTRLGVDEIDLYQPARIDPNVPIEETVGAIKDLIDEGKVRYLGLSEANAEQLKRANKVHPVSALEIEYSLATRFIENEILPTARELGVSIVPYSVLSYGLLTGNLSFPLPKGDYRSMLPRFQGDNLEFNLKKVDYLKDMASQKNVSASQLALAWLLQQGEDIIPIVGMSKPHRVDDNLQTLNVTFTPDEISDLNNAFGIGALKGDRYPEALQRMVAS from the coding sequence ATGCAAACCAGAAAATTAGGCATAAACGGTCCTGAAGTATCCGCCATCTCCATGGGTTCAAGGTCTGTCAATGAAAAAAAGGCAGACAAACAGCAAATCATTGAAACATTGCAGTATGCCATAGACAAAGGCATCAACTTTTTGAACACGGCGGACTTTTACGGCATGGGTATGAATGAGCTACTTATAGGAGAAGCCATTAAAGGCAGAAGGGACAAGGTATTTCTAAGCGTAAAAACAGGTACACTGAGAAACCACAAAGGTCAATTTCTGGGGCTGGACTGTAGACCGGATGCCATTAAAAATTTCTGTTCCTATTCCCTCACCCGCTTAGGAGTTGATGAGATAGACCTCTACCAACCTGCACGCATAGACCCCAATGTTCCTATCGAAGAGACAGTCGGTGCTATCAAGGATTTGATTGATGAAGGAAAGGTTAGATACCTAGGCCTATCAGAAGCCAATGCCGAACAGCTTAAACGTGCCAATAAAGTTCACCCCGTTTCAGCCTTGGAAATAGAATACTCATTGGCGACAAGGTTTATTGAAAATGAGATCCTACCCACTGCCAGAGAACTGGGAGTCAGCATTGTTCCTTATTCAGTGCTGAGCTACGGCTTACTGACTGGTAACCTGTCTTTCCCATTGCCCAAAGGCGATTATCGTAGTATGTTGCCAAGGTTTCAGGGAGACAATCTGGAATTCAATCTTAAAAAGGTGGATTACTTAAAGGATATGGCAAGCCAAAAAAATGTATCTGCAAGTCAACTGGCACTCGCATGGCTACTACAGCAAGGTGAAGATATTATTCCGATCGTCGGCATGAGCAAACCTCATCGGGTAGATGACAACCTTCAAACCTTAAATGTAACATTCACTCCTGATGAAATAAGCGACTTAAATAACGCTTTTGGGATTGGTGCGCTCAAAGGTGACCGATACCCTGAGGCATTACAAAGAATGGTTGCTTCCTAG
- a CDS encoding YceI family protein, translated as MKNTKVVSIVLAAIALLSFSFKAADLADVFTVSTQKSTLKWVGKKVTGEHSGTIQLKSGALEVKNGKLTGGSFEIDMNSIICEDLEDEGYNAKLIGHLKSDDFFSVDKFPVAKFDIKKAKAQGGGKYQITGDLTIKGIKNEITFPAEVNVEGNTVEANADIKVDRTKWNIRYGSGSFFDNLGDKTIDDNFELSLAFVASKSNN; from the coding sequence ATGAAAAACACAAAAGTAGTTTCAATCGTTCTTGCAGCTATTGCATTGTTAAGCTTCTCATTCAAAGCAGCTGATTTGGCTGATGTATTTACAGTTAGCACTCAGAAAAGTACGCTGAAGTGGGTTGGTAAAAAAGTAACAGGTGAGCATAGCGGTACTATCCAACTGAAGAGTGGTGCACTGGAAGTGAAAAACGGAAAGCTGACAGGTGGTTCATTTGAGATCGATATGAACTCAATTATTTGTGAAGACCTTGAGGATGAAGGTTACAATGCAAAACTGATCGGTCACTTGAAGTCTGATGATTTCTTCTCAGTAGACAAGTTCCCTGTAGCGAAATTTGATATCAAGAAAGCTAAAGCTCAGGGTGGTGGCAAATACCAGATTACAGGTGATTTGACCATCAAAGGAATCAAAAATGAAATCACTTTCCCTGCAGAGGTTAATGTAGAGGGTAATACAGTTGAAGCAAACGCTGATATCAAGGTTGACCGTACAAAATGGAATATCCGTTACGGTTCAGGTAGTTTCTTCGACAACCTTGGCGATAAAACAATTGATGACAACTTTGAACTGTCATTGGCTTTTGTAGCATCAAAAAGCAACAACTAA
- a CDS encoding peptidoglycan DD-metalloendopeptidase family protein: protein MQKKITITIIGLIILLVGGLSFFYTTQEDLAISYSAADEALKDSLQVDIKKAKEIRYGIEVDSLEVLDKKINRNETLADILLPYNVSFEAINQIAANSREVFDVRKFRAGGSYTMISERDSIETGKYLIYHVNPVDYVVYELSDSLKVYEGHHEVEIHEKVITAEINSSLYQAMIDAGATPLLANNLSDIFAWQIDFFHIQKGDRFKVVYEEQSVKDKFVGVGEIKSAFFLHAGEEFYAFLYQRPDHEGMEYFDEKGNSLRKAFLKAPLNYARISSRFNRNRFHPVLKRVKPHLGTDYAAPTGTPIQSVGDGVVIAKGYTRGNGNYVKIRHNGTYTTQYLHMSKFAKGMKQGKAVKQGDVIGYVGSTGLATGPHLCFRFWKNGRQVDWLREKMPASEPIEKAYELDYLHHMDTLKQHLDNLLYEDNSDQVM from the coding sequence ATGCAGAAGAAAATCACAATCACTATTATTGGCCTAATTATCTTATTGGTAGGAGGACTGTCATTTTTTTACACCACACAGGAGGACTTAGCGATCAGCTATTCAGCCGCAGATGAAGCACTTAAGGATTCTTTGCAGGTAGACATCAAGAAAGCCAAAGAAATACGCTATGGCATTGAGGTTGACTCCCTTGAAGTACTGGACAAGAAAATCAATAGGAATGAGACATTGGCAGATATTCTCTTGCCTTACAATGTTTCTTTTGAGGCGATCAACCAGATTGCCGCTAACTCACGAGAGGTCTTTGATGTAAGAAAGTTTCGTGCAGGAGGTAGTTATACCATGATTTCTGAGAGAGACTCTATCGAGACAGGTAAATACCTTATATACCATGTAAACCCAGTAGATTATGTGGTATATGAGTTGTCCGATTCTCTGAAGGTATATGAGGGACACCATGAGGTAGAGATCCATGAAAAAGTGATTACTGCTGAAATCAACTCCTCTCTGTATCAGGCAATGATAGATGCAGGGGCAACGCCATTGTTGGCGAATAACCTGTCAGACATTTTTGCTTGGCAGATTGACTTCTTCCATATTCAGAAAGGGGACCGTTTCAAGGTGGTTTATGAAGAGCAGAGCGTTAAAGACAAGTTTGTAGGGGTCGGAGAGATTAAGTCTGCCTTCTTCCTTCATGCTGGCGAAGAGTTCTATGCATTCCTTTACCAACGTCCTGACCATGAGGGAATGGAGTATTTTGATGAAAAAGGAAATAGCTTGAGAAAAGCTTTCTTGAAGGCTCCATTGAACTATGCGAGAATCAGCTCAAGATTTAATAGAAACCGTTTTCACCCAGTACTGAAGCGTGTCAAACCACACTTGGGTACTGATTATGCTGCTCCAACAGGTACGCCAATCCAATCAGTGGGTGATGGTGTTGTAATTGCGAAGGGTTATACCAGAGGCAATGGTAACTATGTGAAGATTCGCCATAATGGTACTTATACCACGCAATACCTTCATATGTCTAAATTTGCAAAAGGCATGAAACAAGGTAAAGCCGTAAAACAAGGGGATGTGATCGGTTATGTAGGTAGTACGGGACTGGCAACGGGACCTCACTTGTGCTTCAGGTTCTGGAAAAATGGCAGACAGGTAGACTGGCTAAGAGAAAAGATGCCAGCATCTGAACCAATTGAAAAAGCATATGAGCTGGATTACCTGCACCATATGGATACGTTAAAGCAGCATTTGGATAACCTGTTGTATGAAGACAATTCAGATCAGGTCATGTGA
- a CDS encoding IS4 family transposase: MLTANILEILCGFQIVKGKPSKQVLAKLITALVEDENVQFHQIAKNLPSKAQKASRTKQVKRFMSGAVFNYQALMAWLFSCLPSGKITLCIDRTNWQSRKQAVNILAVTAYSHGVGFPLAFRLLDKKGNSHQQERIDLLKEVLQIVPPERIGKVIADREFIGKKWLRFMTMQGIVFCVRIPSHHKISIDGVEKTGEVWSKEGFRCTDRRATIYGMDLTLSMQMTKDKNGRKDYLIVVSNLMKRGLLSSYRKRWSIEVFFQSLKGRGFNLEATHLTKLDRLERLFAVVCMAFAVCHLFGVAFHEKVQNIKVKNHGYRENSYFRKGKDLLQEHFCTRSRQVGNEIKGLWKKFWRGISPKTPSEKLVFSWL; the protein is encoded by the coding sequence ATGTTGACTGCAAATATACTTGAAATCCTCTGCGGTTTCCAAATCGTCAAAGGCAAACCAAGCAAACAGGTACTAGCCAAGCTAATTACGGCCTTGGTGGAAGATGAAAATGTGCAATTTCATCAGATAGCCAAAAACTTGCCATCCAAGGCGCAAAAAGCTTCTCGGACCAAGCAAGTCAAACGCTTTATGTCAGGAGCTGTGTTCAATTATCAGGCCCTGATGGCATGGTTGTTTTCCTGCCTGCCATCCGGAAAGATCACCCTCTGCATTGACCGAACCAACTGGCAGTCCAGAAAGCAGGCAGTGAATATTCTGGCCGTGACAGCCTACAGTCATGGCGTGGGTTTCCCACTGGCTTTTCGGCTACTGGACAAAAAAGGAAACAGCCACCAGCAGGAGCGTATTGATTTGCTGAAGGAAGTGCTTCAGATTGTACCTCCCGAGCGGATCGGGAAAGTGATTGCAGACCGGGAGTTTATCGGCAAAAAGTGGCTTCGGTTTATGACCATGCAAGGGATTGTCTTCTGCGTTCGGATTCCATCACACCACAAAATCAGCATCGATGGTGTGGAGAAAACAGGAGAGGTATGGAGCAAAGAAGGCTTTCGCTGTACTGACCGAAGAGCGACGATCTATGGAATGGACCTGACTCTTTCCATGCAGATGACCAAGGATAAAAACGGGCGAAAGGACTACCTGATCGTAGTCTCAAACCTGATGAAAAGAGGCTTGCTGTCAAGCTATAGAAAACGGTGGAGCATCGAGGTGTTCTTCCAGTCGCTCAAAGGGCGGGGATTCAACCTGGAAGCCACTCACCTGACCAAATTGGATCGGCTTGAAAGACTTTTTGCTGTGGTGTGTATGGCCTTTGCTGTTTGTCACTTATTTGGCGTGGCTTTCCATGAAAAAGTACAAAACATAAAAGTAAAGAACCACGGTTACAGGGAGAACAGCTATTTCAGAAAGGGAAAAGATCTGTTGCAGGAACATTTCTGTACGAGATCCCGCCAAGTAGGTAATGAGATCAAAGGACTTTGGAAGAAGTTTTGGAGGGGAATTAGTCCCAAAACACCATCTGAAAAACTGGTTTTTAGTTGGTTATAA
- a CDS encoding helix-turn-helix domain-containing protein, which yields MKKIKRLDNLALSQKYGLETTSTNYIFKPLEMTPNRQHEPHRSSMYSLGLIVEGKATFHVGINQYEVQAPAVLAVSPEQVRQWTVNESIQTVSIFFSESFAVEGLSDPLFLTHFPFYKPTGKQYIPLNNETFRHLQAIFELIAQKDHSTAFNRMESIRSLIHVLLFEVESLQEDNNKPASFSQAQHITIQFKKLLTQHFKAQREVQYYAEQLHISPKHLSQTLKEQTGKTASELIDDLVCLEAKVLLQVQQLNIAEVAELLNFPNPSFFGKFFKRITGMSPLQYRKSLH from the coding sequence ATGAAAAAGATAAAACGCCTTGACAACCTAGCGCTTTCCCAAAAGTACGGGCTTGAGACAACTTCCACTAATTATATATTCAAGCCTCTGGAAATGACACCAAACCGACAGCATGAGCCGCATCGCTCTTCCATGTACAGTCTCGGTTTGATTGTCGAGGGGAAAGCCACCTTCCATGTTGGCATAAACCAATATGAAGTACAAGCGCCAGCTGTCTTGGCTGTCAGTCCCGAGCAGGTAAGACAATGGACAGTCAATGAAAGCATTCAGACAGTCAGTATCTTTTTCTCCGAAAGCTTTGCAGTAGAAGGGCTTTCTGACCCGCTTTTCCTAACCCATTTTCCTTTTTACAAACCAACAGGAAAGCAATACATTCCGCTCAACAATGAAACCTTCCGACACCTGCAAGCCATCTTTGAATTGATAGCACAAAAAGATCACTCGACTGCTTTTAACCGTATGGAAAGTATCCGATCACTTATCCACGTGCTGTTATTTGAGGTTGAAAGTTTACAGGAAGACAACAACAAACCTGCTTCATTTTCACAAGCCCAACACATCACCATCCAATTTAAGAAGCTGCTAACCCAACATTTTAAAGCACAACGGGAAGTACAGTATTATGCCGAGCAACTACATATCTCTCCCAAGCACCTTTCTCAAACGCTGAAGGAACAAACAGGAAAAACTGCCAGCGAACTGATAGATGATTTGGTCTGTCTGGAGGCTAAAGTATTGCTTCAGGTTCAGCAATTGAATATAGCTGAGGTTGCTGAATTGCTCAACTTTCCCAACCCTTCCTTTTTTGGCAAGTTTTTCAAACGCATTACAGGAATGAGTCCATTGCAATACAGGAAGTCCCTTCACTAA
- a CDS encoding thioredoxin family protein: MKNLLTMVLLLWAAVGFSQGKLYHPEADARQQLEKAVAEAKQEGKHVLVQVGGNWCSWCIKFNKFVHSDEEVANYLDSNYVVVHLNYSPENKNEEILAELSYPQRFGFPVFVVLDGEGRNIHIQNSAYLEQDKGYSKKKVIGFFKGWAPAALDPKTYSH; the protein is encoded by the coding sequence ATGAAAAATTTACTAACAATGGTGCTACTGCTTTGGGCTGCAGTAGGATTTAGTCAGGGAAAGCTTTATCACCCAGAAGCTGATGCCCGCCAACAGCTTGAAAAGGCAGTGGCTGAGGCGAAACAAGAAGGAAAACATGTATTGGTACAGGTAGGGGGAAACTGGTGTTCGTGGTGTATCAAGTTCAATAAGTTTGTACATAGTGATGAGGAAGTAGCAAATTACTTGGACAGTAACTATGTAGTGGTTCACTTGAACTATAGCCCTGAAAATAAGAATGAGGAAATATTGGCTGAATTGAGCTATCCACAGCGTTTCGGCTTTCCGGTATTTGTTGTGTTGGATGGGGAAGGCAGAAATATCCATATCCAAAACTCAGCTTATCTGGAGCAGGACAAAGGGTATAGCAAAAAGAAGGTAATTGGCTTTTTCAAAGGTTGGGCTCCTGCTGCACTTGACCCAAAGACATACAGTCATTAG